In Strongyloides ratti genome assembly S_ratti_ED321, scaffold srae_chrx_scaffold0000002, a single window of DNA contains:
- a CDS encoding Transmembrane protein 115 yields MIEGTWKKKEIIKFGLGIHLLTTILIGIVIYIIYRVTNGNAQILEEIINGLVPISAAFFVPIKQFLPDIAIFTTPFGRIKNTHLPFSCIFFTIIFYLIGLVRFVCIFQTTIAIQLAWTYLRFYQENPNDKTTFGDLSDHFAWHTLFPRIFHKPLIQVGVIFYNLLTKLNLYKPVVLVDVNAMGNVPLTGIVSTDPAEYQRSRDAERRRQKALSDLKARLAKNKSEKITGNPAQENKEVLESVKIPTSNE; encoded by the exons atGATTGAAGGAACGTggaagaaaaaagaaataattaaatttggTTTAGGAATTCATTTATTAACAACGATATTAATTGGAATTGtaatttacattatttatagAGTTACAAATGGTAATGCACAGATTTTAgaagaaattataaatggTTTAGTTCCCATATCAGCAGCATTTTTTGTACCAATAAAACAA ttTTTACCTGATATTGCAATATTTACAACACCTTTTggaagaattaaaaatacacATTTACCATTTtcatgtattttttttacaattattttttatttaattggtCTTGTTCGATTTGTTTGCATATTTCAAACAACCATTGCAATACAATTAGCTTGGACATATCTAAGATTTTATCAAGAAAATCCAAATGACAAAACAACATTTGGTGATTTAAGCGATCATTTTGCATGGCATACATTATTTCCAAGAATATTTCATAAACCATTAATACAAGTTggtgttattttttataatttattaacaaaattaaatttgtataaaCCTGTTGTATTAGTTGATGTAAATGCTATGGGTAATGTGCCATTAACGGGAATTGTTTCTACAGATCCTGCTGAGTACCAAAGATCTCGTGATGCTGAAAGAAGAAGACAAAAAGCATTAAGTGATCTCAAAGCAAGATtagcaaaaaataaaagtgaGAAAATAACTGGAAATCCTGCGCAAGAAAATAAAGAAGTTCTAGAATCTGTTAAAATTCCAACTtctaatgaataa